The Natronosporangium hydrolyticum nucleotide sequence GCTCGTCAGTCGTGCCAGCCCTCATCGCCATACCGGCCCGTCCGGGTAGCTGAAGCGGGCCACCGACTCGGGCTTCATCTCGATGCTGTAGCCGGGGGCGCTCGGGAGCTGGTAACGGCCACTGCTCATCCGGACCGGATCGACGAAGTGTTGGTGCAGATGGTCGACGTACTCCACCATCCGCCCGGTCAGCGATCGACTGACCCGCAGATAGTCGAAGGCGGTCAGGTGTTGTACGTACTCGCACAGGCCGACCCCGCCGGCGTGCGGGCAGACCGGCACCTCGAACTTGGCGGCCAGCAACAAGATGGCGAGCACCTCGTTGACCCCGCCGACCCGGCAGGCGTCGACCTGGCAGACGCCGATAGCGTCGGCCTGCAGCAGTTGCTTGAAGATGACCCGGTTCGCCGCGGCCTCGCCGGTCGCGACCCGGACCGGGGCTACCGCCGCCGCGATCCGGGCATGCCCGAGCACGTCGTCGGCGTGGGTCGGTTCCTCGATCCAGTACGGGTCCACCTCGGACAGCTGCGCCATGTGCTCGATCGCCTGCGGTACGTCCCAGATCTGGTTGGCATCCATCATCAGCAGCGACTCCGGGCCGATCTCCGCCCGGATCAGCCGGGCGCGGCGCAGGTCGTCCTCGAGCGCACCGCCTACCTTCATCTTCATCGCCCGCCAGCCTTCGGCGTACGCCGCGCGGGTCAACGCCCGGACCTTCTCATCCGGGTAGCCGAGC carries:
- a CDS encoding enolase C-terminal domain-like protein, which gives rise to MTVTIKDVAVHDVRFPTADAGDGSDSINRGDYSATYVELTTDGGPVGAGLTFTNGRGNELTCGAVTALAHHVVGRSLAEIADEPVAFWRSLTADPQLRWLGPEKGVIHMATGALVNAVWDLRAKVAGKPIWALLADLPTAELVRNIDFRHLSDALTPAEATDLLDRGQQGRDDRLAELRAVGLPSYTTSVGWLGYPDEKVRALTRAAYAEGWRAMKMKVGGALEDDLRRARLIRAEIGPESLLMMDANQIWDVPQAIEHMAQLSEVDPYWIEEPTHADDVLGHARIAAAVAPVRVATGEAAANRVIFKQLLQADAIGVCQVDACRVGGVNEVLAILLLAAKFEVPVCPHAGGVGLCEYVQHLTAFDYLRVSRSLTGRMVEYVDHLHQHFVDPVRMSSGRYQLPSAPGYSIEMKPESVARFSYPDGPVWR